A window of the Thermoanaerobacter uzonensis DSM 18761 genome harbors these coding sequences:
- the agaB gene encoding PTS galactosamine transporter subunit IIB: MSVPNILLTRIDNRLVHGQVGVTWVKSLGANLIVVVDDEVANDPLQQQLMKMTAEMAGVGIRFFTIEHTINIIHKASPTQKIFIVCKTPQVVRKLVDGGVPIKEVNVGNMHFSPGKKQLSKKVYVDDNDLEDLHYISSKGVEVYIQDTPDDKKEYLQ; the protein is encoded by the coding sequence GTTCATGGGCAAGTAGGAGTTACTTGGGTAAAATCTTTAGGAGCAAATTTGATCGTTGTTGTAGATGATGAAGTAGCTAATGATCCTTTACAGCAGCAGCTGATGAAGATGACAGCAGAAATGGCAGGTGTAGGGATTCGTTTTTTTACCATAGAACACACTATAAATATAATTCACAAAGCTTCTCCAACTCAGAAAATTTTTATAGTGTGCAAAACTCCGCAAGTTGTTAGAAAATTAGTAGATGGGGGAGTACCTATAAAAGAAGTGAATGTTGGTAATATGCATTTTTCACCAGGTAAAAAACAACTAAGTAAAAAAGTATATGTAGATGACAATGATTTAGAAGATTTGCACTATATAAGTTCAAAAGGGGTGGAAGTGTATATACAAGATACTCCTGACGATAAAAAAGAATATTTACAATGA